Sequence from the Streptomyces sp. NBC_01408 genome:
TGCAGTACTCGCTGATCCTGTCCGGCGCCACCAACCGCTCCGCCGACAACGGCGCGGTCAACGGCAAGTGCGACCCGGAGAACGTGGAGGAAGGCACCCTCTGCGCCCAGGTCCTCGCCGCCAAGGACTCCGTCGTCACCGACAACTCCACCGCGGACTACAAGGTCAACCCCGAGGACGTGCCGGCCGACGCCGTCACCTCCTCCGGTTCCGGTCTCGACCCTGACATCTCCCCGGAGTACGCCGAACTCCAGGTCCACCGGGTCGCCGAGCAGAACAAGCTCGACGTCAAGCAGGTCGAGAAGCTCGTCGCCGACCACACCAGCGGCCGCACCCTCGGCTTCATGGGCGAACCGCGCGTCAACGTCCTTGAGCTCAACACCGCCCTGAAGGCACTGACCAAGAGCTGATGTTCCACATCGCACGGTCTGAGCGCCGGCGGGGCGCGACGCCTCCCCCAGCCACCGCTGGGAGTGGCCCCAGCACCCCGCCGGCCTCGTGCCGTGCCCGTAACGAAGGAAAGGCTGCACACCGATGACCCGGGTGCTGGTGGTGGAGGACGATCCTCAGCTCGTCCGCGCCCTGAAGATCAATCTCCAGGCACGCAAATTCGAGGTCGAAGAGGCCTCCGACGGCGGCTCGGCCCTGCGGCTCGTGGCCGCCCACAAGCCGGACGTCATAGTGCTCGACCTCGGACTCCCCGACATGGACGGCATCGAAGTCATCAAGGGTGTCCGCGTCTGGAGCAAGGTCCCCATCCTGGTCCTCTCCGCCCGGCACACCTCGGAGGACAAGATCCGGGCGCTGGACGCCGGCGCGGACGACTACGTGACGAAACCGTTCAGCATGGACGAGCTCCTGGCCCGCCTGCGGGCAGCCGCCCGGAGACACGAAGCCCCGGCGGCTCCGCAGGCCGACGAAGTCGCCGTGGTCACGACCGAAGAGTTCACCGTCGACCTGGTCGCGAAGAAGGTACGCCGGGGCGAGCGCACCGTACGGCTGACCCCGACCGAGTGGCACCTGCTGGAAATCCTCATCACCCACCCGGGCCGACTGATCACACAGG
This genomic interval carries:
- a CDS encoding potassium-transporting ATPase subunit C: MNNSVSSTVRLIGAGLRALLVLTVICGVLYPLAVTGIAQALFNNKANGSEVKDKSGQVVGSSLIGQSYNLPKKDPNDAEEAARPDLKWFQPRPSNGLGSNSVNMQYSLILSGATNRSADNGAVNGKCDPENVEEGTLCAQVLAAKDSVVTDNSTADYKVNPEDVPADAVTSSGSGLDPDISPEYAELQVHRVAEQNKLDVKQVEKLVADHTSGRTLGFMGEPRVNVLELNTALKALTKS
- a CDS encoding response regulator, whose translation is MTRVLVVEDDPQLVRALKINLQARKFEVEEASDGGSALRLVAAHKPDVIVLDLGLPDMDGIEVIKGVRVWSKVPILVLSARHTSEDKIRALDAGADDYVTKPFSMDELLARLRAAARRHEAPAAPQADEVAVVTTEEFTVDLVAKKVRRGERTVRLTPTEWHLLEILITHPGRLITQGQLLLEVWGPTYGENTNYLRVYMAQLRRKLEPDPSHPRYLITEPGMGYRFEP